In Acinetobacter piscicola, a single window of DNA contains:
- the coq7 gene encoding 2-polyprenyl-3-methyl-6-methoxy-1,4-benzoquinone monooxygenase: protein MRHYTGIDKLIHSFDQALRSLVPGTTSAQRSNPSENTETKLAVSEARHVAGLMRVNHSGEVCAQALYHGQALTAKLPNVRREMEFAAIEEQDHLAWCEDRLKELDSHTSLLNPVWYGLSFGMGAIAGIAGDKYSLGFVAETERQVSLHLQHHISQLPPQDERSRKILIQMNEDELHHRDTALKAGGVDLPIPVKITMTAISKLMTKTSYFI from the coding sequence ATGCGTCATTACACTGGCATCGACAAATTGATTCACTCTTTTGATCAAGCCTTAAGAAGTTTAGTTCCCGGCACGACTTCCGCACAGCGTAGCAATCCTTCTGAAAACACTGAAACCAAGCTTGCTGTCAGTGAAGCACGTCATGTAGCAGGTTTAATGCGTGTCAATCATAGTGGCGAAGTGTGTGCACAAGCACTGTATCATGGACAAGCTTTGACCGCGAAATTGCCCAATGTACGCCGTGAAATGGAGTTTGCTGCGATTGAAGAGCAAGATCATTTGGCATGGTGCGAAGATCGTTTAAAAGAGTTAGACAGTCACACAAGTTTATTGAATCCTGTTTGGTATGGTTTATCTTTTGGTATGGGAGCGATTGCAGGAATTGCAGGAGACAAATACAGCTTAGGATTTGTCGCTGAAACTGAACGTCAAGTGAGTTTGCATTTACAACATCATATTAGCCAACTGCCACCGCAAGATGAGCGTTCACGTAAAATTTTGATACAAATGAATGAAGATGAGTTACATCATCGAGACACAGCATTAAAGGCAGGTGGGGTAGATTTACCAATTCCAGTGAAAATTACAATGACTGCGATTTCTAAGCTAATGACCAAGACCAGTTATTTTATTTAA
- a CDS encoding MFS transporter: protein MEKNEHILATRRFLPMFMTQFFGALNDNVFKGSLLLVITYGWIHLHGTAISTLNNLAALLFILPYFIFSATAGQIADKYERSSLVRAIKILEIIIMLLATVGFMMGNLWVLLFALFLMGTHSTFFGPIKYAILPEILKPNELMSGNALFQSGTSIAILLGTIIGGAVISVSAGNLIWISLTVVAIAVLGFVASLFILKQPTSNTQLKIDWNFVRTSYQTIKYAKSLPLVFLVLLGNSWYWFYGATYLTQIPQVTLQNLHANENVSSLLLTFFSVGIGVGSLLCRKFGGREVNIKMVPIGAIGLTIFAFYFAASLAFIPHYTGELLGIAQVFQAGWAYYHVMLAVTLLGICGGFYIVPLYAMMQAYTPKSHRARVVAANNIFNAIFMVSSAIFSILILSVLKLDIKILFSITAILSGIFCIGLLMRLKPLIATTQITLED, encoded by the coding sequence ATGGAAAAAAATGAACATATCTTAGCAACACGGCGTTTTTTGCCCATGTTTATGACCCAATTTTTCGGGGCATTAAATGATAATGTGTTTAAAGGCTCATTACTCCTTGTGATTACCTACGGCTGGATTCATTTACATGGTACAGCGATTAGCACTTTAAATAATCTTGCTGCCCTGTTATTTATTTTGCCGTATTTTATTTTTTCTGCCACGGCGGGACAAATTGCAGACAAATATGAACGTTCTTCTTTGGTTCGTGCCATTAAAATCTTAGAAATTATCATCATGCTACTGGCAACAGTTGGTTTTATGATGGGCAATTTATGGGTTTTACTTTTTGCACTGTTTTTAATGGGCACCCACAGTACCTTTTTTGGTCCAATTAAATATGCGATTTTACCTGAGATTTTAAAACCGAATGAATTAATGTCAGGGAATGCTTTATTTCAGTCAGGCACTTCGATTGCGATTTTATTGGGAACGATCATAGGCGGTGCTGTGATTTCTGTCTCTGCAGGCAATTTAATTTGGATCAGTCTGACGGTTGTGGCGATCGCAGTACTAGGTTTTGTCGCGAGTCTTTTTATTCTTAAACAACCGACTTCAAATACACAGTTAAAAATAGATTGGAATTTTGTGCGTACCAGTTATCAGACCATAAAATATGCGAAAAGTTTACCTTTGGTATTTTTAGTCTTATTAGGAAATTCATGGTATTGGTTTTATGGTGCGACCTATTTAACGCAAATACCACAAGTGACTTTGCAAAACTTACATGCCAATGAAAATGTTTCAAGCCTATTATTGACGTTCTTTTCTGTTGGTATCGGCGTGGGTTCTTTATTATGCCGTAAATTTGGTGGTCGTGAAGTCAATATTAAAATGGTCCCGATTGGTGCAATCGGTTTAACCATTTTCGCTTTTTATTTTGCGGCAAGTTTGGCATTTATTCCACACTATACAGGCGAGTTATTAGGCATTGCACAGGTATTTCAAGCAGGTTGGGCGTATTATCATGTCATGCTTGCTGTCACATTACTTGGTATTTGTGGTGGTTTTTATATCGTACCACTCTATGCCATGATGCAAGCGTATACCCCAAAATCACATCGCGCTCGTGTCGTTGCTGCTAACAATATTTTTAATGCGATATTTATGGTTTCATCAGCAATTTTCTCTATACTTATTTTAAGTGTACTCAAACTTGATATTAAAATATTATTTAGCATTACAGCAATTTTAAGCGGCATATTCTGTATTGGGTTATTAATGCGTTTAAAACCATTAATCGCAACAACTCAAATCACATTGGAGGACTAA